From the genome of Thermoanaerobaculia bacterium:
ATGAGCTCCCAGAGCTTCTCGACGTCCTCCCGCTCCGTCGCGAGCGCCCCGATCGACACGCGCACCATCCAGCGGCCGTCGAGGAGGGCCGGCGTCACGTACGCCTTTCCCGAGGCGTTGACGCGCGCGGCCCAGGCGAGGGTGTGCCGGTCGAGCGCGTCGCCCCCGAGTCCGGGAGGCTCATGGCGCACGCAGACGGTCTGGAGCGCGACCGGGGCGAGGACGCGCCATCCGGCGCCCCCGCGGACCTGCTCTTCGAGCCACCGGGCGTTCTCGATGTCGCGCCGCAGCCGCCGGCGGAGTCCCTCGGCCCCTTCCGAACGGATGAGGAACCAGAGCTTCAGCGCGCGGAACCGGCGGCCGAGCGGGATCCCCCAGTCCCGGTAGTTCGTCACCTTCTCGTCGACGGCGCTCCGCAGATAGCTCGGGTTGGTGCTCATCACCCGGACGAGATGCTGCGGATCGCGGACGAAATGGACCGAGCAGTCGAACGCGGCGCCCAGCCACTTGTGCGGGTTCATCACGATCGAGTCGGCCTTCTCGATCCCTTCCCAGAGCCGCCGGCACTCCGGAAGGATCATCGCGGAGCCCGCCATCGCGGCGTCCACGTGCAGCCAGAGACCGTGCGCGCGGGCGACCTCGGCGATCGCGTCGACGGGATCCATGGCGGTCGTCGCCGTCGTGCCGGTCGTCGCGACGACCGCGCACGGGCGGACGCCGCGGGCGAGATCTTCCGCCACCATTTCGGCGAGAGCGTCCGGCCGCAGGGCATACACGGCGTCGACGGCGACCTTTCGGACGTGCAAGCGCCCGAAGCCCGCGAGCAGGGCCGCCTTCTCGACCGAGCTGTGGCTCTGCTCCGAGCAGTACACGGACAGCGGACCCTCGCCGGCGGTGCCGCCGCGGACCATCGCGTAACCGGTCGTCCTTTCGCGCGCGCAGAGGAGCGCGACCAGAGTCGACGTCGACGCGGTGTCCTGGATGACGCCGCTCCAGGCTTCCGACAGCCCGGTCATCCGCCGCAGCCAGTCGGTGGCGACCTCCTCGAGCTCGGTCAGCGCCGGGCAGGCTTGCCACGAAAGCCCCAGGACGCCGAGACCCGTCGAGACGAAGTCGCCCAGGACGGAAGAGAGCTCGCCGTTGGACGGGAAGAACGCGAAGAAACCGGGATGCTGCCAGTGCGTGAGCGCGGGGACGATCGCGCGGTCGAGATCGGCCAGGATCGCCTCGAACGGCTCGGCCTGCTCCGGCGGGTCGGCGGGAAGGGCATCGCGCAGCGCGCCGGGCTCGACGCGCGCCATCACGGGGAGCTCCGGAACGCGGGCGCGGTAATCGGCGATCCAGTCGACGACGGCGTGAGCGTGGCGGCGGAATTCTTCGGGCGTCATGGGAGCGCGACTCCTGGTCGGCTTGTACCACGGACGGTGGAATGCGGGTCACGGTATTCCGCAATGGCTCGCTTCCCCTCCCCCCCGAGTTAAGCGGCGCCGAAGGCGTCCGCTTCAACTCGGGGGCGCGGTCTTCAACTCGGCGGCACGTTCTCAACTCGACGCAGGCCGACATAGAATCGCGCCGATGACTGCGGATTTCACCCTGGATTTCGACCGTGTCCGCCGGCTCGGATTTCCGGAAGTCGTGCTCGCCTCGGGAAAGGACGCCGGGCAGATCTCGGCCATCGTGCGGCAGCTCTCCCGTGAGAACGACGTGCTCGTCACGCGGCTTTCCCCCGAGGCGTGGGACGAGCTCTCGCGCGAGGCTCTCCCCGGAAGGGCGGATTACGATCCCCGCTCCCGCACGCTGATCCTCCATGTCGGAAAGCCCAACCGTCCGGTACCGGGGGACGTGGCAATCGTGACGGCAGGGACGGCCGACATCGACGTCGCGGAGGAGGCGCGCCGCACGCTCGAGTATCTCGGCGTCTCCTCGCGGATCATCGCGGACGTGGGCGTGGCGGGGGTCGTGCGGCTGCTCGGCAAGCTCGAGGAGATCGAGCGCGCCGACGTCGTGATCGCGGTCGCCGGGATGGAAGGCGCGATGTTCTCGGTGATCGGCGGGCTCGTCGGGCGGCCGATCCTCTGCGTCCCGACCTCGCGGGGCTACGGCGCGAACTTCGCCGGGCTCTCGCCGCTCCTTTCGGCGCTCTCTTCGTGCGCCAACGGCATGGTCGCCGTCAACATCGATTCCGGATACGGCGCGGCGATGGGCGCCTTCCGAATTCTTTCGAAAGGACCGAAGACATGGCAAAGACCCAGGGAAAGCGGCGCGTCGGCAAGTCGGCCGAGGAGTACGTCCACGGCGCGGCGGTCGGCGTCGACCGGCGCAAGAAGAAAGCGCTCCTAGGCCGGCCGACCACCCCGGTCAAGATCGAGGCCGACACGACGGTCTCGGAGCTCCTCGACCAGTACCGCGACATCTCCTTCCAGGCGCGGGCGCTGGGGCGCTGCGCCGAGGTCTTCGAGAAGGCGCTGCGCGACAAGGACCGTCCGACGATCTTCCTCGGCCTCGCCGGATCGCTGATCGCCGCGGGGATGCGGCAGGTCATCGTCGATCTCGTCGAGAACAACATGGTCGACGTGATCGTCTCGACGGGAGCGATCGTCTCGCAGGACTACTACCAGGTGCGCGGCGGGCGGCACTACCACGGGACCCCCGACATCGACGACCGGATGCTCCGCGACCTCTACATCGACCGCCTCTACGACACGTTCATCGACGAGGAGAAGTACTGGGAGACCGACTTGGCGGTGTCGCAGTTCGCGGACCGGCTCGCGGGGAAGGCGCTCTCCTCGCGCGCGTTCCTGCGCCTGCTCGCCGAGACCGCGCGGCACGACGAGGGGTCGATCCTCGGCGCCTGCGCGCGACGCAACGTCCCCCTGTTCGTGCCCGCGTTGAACGACTCGTCGATCGGCATCGGGCTGACCGAGCACTACCACCGCGCGCGCCAGGCCGGGAAGGAGCCGTTCATCATCTCGTCGATCCGCGACAACTACGAGCTCACCCAGATCGTCGTCAAGTCCAAATGCACCGCCGCGCTCTACATCTCCGGCGGGGTGCCGAAGAATTACATCAACGACTCGATCGTGATGAGCTACATCTTCGGGCTCGACACCGGCGGCCACCGATACGCGCTGCAGGTGACGACCGACGCGCCCCACTGGGGCGGCCTCGGCGGCTCGACGCTCTCGGAAGCGACCTCGTGGGGGAAGGTGTCGAAGACCGCGACCCACGAGATGGCGTTCGTCGAGACGTCCGTCGCGCTCCCGATGCTCTATGCCTACGCGCTCCAGAAGAACGCCGCGCGGGGCCGGAAGCGCCTGAAGTACGTCTGGAAGGACGACATTCTCGAGAGCATGACGGCGAAGTAACCGTCGCGGGGGGCGATGACGCGAACACCGGGATCGGTGTCGTAGGATCTGGCCGCATGCAGAAGACAAACCCGGTCACGAAGGGGACATCGTCTTTGGGTCCTTTCTCGACGCTGGCGTCCGAGTGAAGTGCGTCGGGAGGGTCGGGACTACGAATCCGCTTGCTCTGGTGCACTGATCCCTTATGAGGATCGGTCTTCGCGATCCCCGGTCAGAGCGACGGCGCCGTCGAAACCGCGGAAAGCTTGGACGACGTCCATTTTCTTTTTCGTTCTGCCGTCATTTTCCGCTCGCCTTCTTCACGAGCGCCATCTGCCCGGCGTGGTAGAGCGCATGCTGGATGACGCCGTCGAGCATCGCGACGACGGTGTAGGTGCGTCCGGGCACGATCTCGGCGAACCGCTCGGCGGGAAGCGCTTCGATCGTCGCGGCCACGTCGTCGGCCGAGGCCGACAGCTCCTGCTTCGCGGCCGACCACGCGGATTCCGACGGGTCGCCGACCACCGGAAAATTCTCGGCGTCGATCGGGTCGATCGCGCGGCGCTCGCGGATCCGCTGCACCGGGATCCGGTTCCATGTCGCGACGTGCCGCACGAGCTCCCAGATCGAGTGCGCGCCGGCGAGGGGCTTCGCGGCCGCGGTTTCCGCGCTCACGCCCTCGAGGATCTCGAAGACGGCGGGGCCGTGGAAGGCCCCGCCGCGGTAGGCGCGCCGGAGCTGGTCGAGCAGACGTTCGTTTTCGGTCATGCCGCGATTCTACGCGGGCGCCGGCGGGCGATCGTCGGCGGTCAGAAGGCTCGCAGCCCGAATTCCACTTCGCTCCCCCATGTTTCTCCCGGCGGAAGCGCGATCAG
Proteins encoded in this window:
- a CDS encoding pyridoxal-dependent decarboxylase, which encodes MTPEEFRRHAHAVVDWIADYRARVPELPVMARVEPGALRDALPADPPEQAEPFEAILADLDRAIVPALTHWQHPGFFAFFPSNGELSSVLGDFVSTGLGVLGLSWQACPALTELEEVATDWLRRMTGLSEAWSGVIQDTASTSTLVALLCARERTTGYAMVRGGTAGEGPLSVYCSEQSHSSVEKAALLAGFGRLHVRKVAVDAVYALRPDALAEMVAEDLARGVRPCAVVATTGTTATTAMDPVDAIAEVARAHGLWLHVDAAMAGSAMILPECRRLWEGIEKADSIVMNPHKWLGAAFDCSVHFVRDPQHLVRVMSTNPSYLRSAVDEKVTNYRDWGIPLGRRFRALKLWFLIRSEGAEGLRRRLRRDIENARWLEEQVRGGAGWRVLAPVALQTVCVRHEPPGLGGDALDRHTLAWAARVNASGKAYVTPALLDGRWMVRVSIGALATEREDVEKLWELMIAEAEPADPDPS
- the larB gene encoding nickel pincer cofactor biosynthesis protein LarB, with translation MTADFTLDFDRVRRLGFPEVVLASGKDAGQISAIVRQLSRENDVLVTRLSPEAWDELSREALPGRADYDPRSRTLILHVGKPNRPVPGDVAIVTAGTADIDVAEEARRTLEYLGVSSRIIADVGVAGVVRLLGKLEEIERADVVIAVAGMEGAMFSVIGGLVGRPILCVPTSRGYGANFAGLSPLLSALSSCANGMVAVNIDSGYGAAMGAFRILSKGPKTWQRPRESGASASRPRSTSTARRSASTGARRKRS
- a CDS encoding deoxyhypusine synthase family protein — encoded protein: MAKTQGKRRVGKSAEEYVHGAAVGVDRRKKKALLGRPTTPVKIEADTTVSELLDQYRDISFQARALGRCAEVFEKALRDKDRPTIFLGLAGSLIAAGMRQVIVDLVENNMVDVIVSTGAIVSQDYYQVRGGRHYHGTPDIDDRMLRDLYIDRLYDTFIDEEKYWETDLAVSQFADRLAGKALSSRAFLRLLAETARHDEGSILGACARRNVPLFVPALNDSSIGIGLTEHYHRARQAGKEPFIISSIRDNYELTQIVVKSKCTAALYISGGVPKNYINDSIVMSYIFGLDTGGHRYALQVTTDAPHWGGLGGSTLSEATSWGKVSKTATHEMAFVETSVALPMLYAYALQKNAARGRKRLKYVWKDDILESMTAK
- a CDS encoding DinB family protein; the encoded protein is MTENERLLDQLRRAYRGGAFHGPAVFEILEGVSAETAAAKPLAGAHSIWELVRHVATWNRIPVQRIRERRAIDPIDAENFPVVGDPSESAWSAAKQELSASADDVAATIEALPAERFAEIVPGRTYTVVAMLDGVIQHALYHAGQMALVKKASGK